ttaaaaaaagcaaaagcaagaAGGAGGACGGTGGAgcagaggaagatggagagaatGAGGATaatgcagaagaagaaggtctGCTCCCGGGCATCCTGAACGATAACCTGCGATACGGCATGTTTGTCAGGAACTTGATACTGATGGTGAATGACGCAGGTGCCGTGGCCTACGATCCGACGGGGAATGACTGCTTCGTAGCATCACTTTCCACACAGGTTCCCAAGAACCACGTCAGCCTGGTCACCAAGGAGAACCAGATCTTTGTGGCAGGAGGGTTATTCTATGATGAACAGAACAAAGACGATCCACTGTGCTCTTATTTCCTGCAGGTAGGAACGGCTCTCAGTGAAGCTTTGAGGGAGGATCTTAGATTCTTTAAGGTCCTGCAGCACTTCTGCCaaataataaagtaataaacATCTATATTAAAACTTTACAGCTAACAATTACAAACATGATGCTGAATGATGCTTAATATATGTACTTGGGATGAGCATAAGTACTCAAGTACTCGATTTGGAAGTCAGTATTCGTTCAACACAGTAATcgcattttttcttttttcctccataTAAATGTAAAGTGACCCTGTTCTATACTAAAAGTTAACATTTTTTGTACGGGTCGCAGTGATGTAACTGCTATGAAATATATAGGATAACCTTGAATTTTTCAAGTGCTTGGGTGGGTGGTAATATCGAACCCTATTCTTACATTGGATTTTCTATTTTGTGAGTAATTACTTAATGCAAGTACTGAAATATGGAAATTACTTAAAATGCAGATCCCTAATTTGTACTAAACCCTTTGGGGGTGTGCTCAAATCCACATAActttatgatatattttaatgtgataCCAAATTTTGCAAAGACACCAAGTATGTCAGAGAGAATTTCTGTGGAAAACCCGGATGAAACAATGCACAATACATCTAAAATATGTCTTTCTGGATTTGGAAATTGGATGTTAAGGGGTTTACCCTGGGTGCATCTACCTGCAGTGTTTGCGTCTGTCTGCAAGTGCTGGAGCATGTGTATTTCAGGTGGTGTAAATGTAACCCATTCACAATTGTTTGACCTCCTATGACCTCAGTATGACCCGACCACTGCTGATTGGCTGGGGATGCCTCCCCTCCCGTCTCCCCGCTTCCTGTTTGGGTTGGCTGAGGCTGAGaactccatctttgttttgggAGGGAAGGAACTGAAGGATCAGGAACAAACGCTGGACTCAGTTTTGGTCTATGACAGACAGTGAGTACGAGTTGGTGTGAATGATTTAATTGGACTGCTGTTCTCAGGACTGAATCCTAACTAATATACACTGTTGCAGCTCTTTCAAATGGGGCGAATCAGAGCCACTTCCTTACCCGGTGTATGGACACGCAACGATATCCCACAATGATGTTGTTTACGTGATTGGAGGAAAGGGAGAAAACAAGTGAGTATTGAGTAGGATCATAACATTAATATCCATCTATAGCAAGTGTGAAGGCTTTATTCTTTAATCCAGCTACACatggtcaaaataaaagtcatacaAAGAGAAGACTTGAATGATCTTTGTCTTTCATATAAAGGAGCTGCCTGAAGAAGATGTGTGCATATGATGCCAAGAGATTTGAATGGAAGGAGCTTGCACCCATGAAGGTTGCACGTTCTTTATCCGGAGCCACCGTTCATAAGGACAAGATATATGTGGCGGCAGGAGTCACCGACAATGGGCTGACAgactctgtggaggtgtacgACATCGCTACAAACAAGTGAGTTCCTTGAAATTGGTGTAAAAGCTGAAAAAAGTTAGTGTGGCTGCCACATACAGTTTCTGGCTGCAAGGCATGTGCAAACTGCTCAGGGCATGAAGTCACCAGGGACCCTCAAATTACAATTACAAATGTGATTTCTTGTGCTGTTTTATATGTGTACTTTGCAGAAAGAGGAAATCGCACTGAAGAgatgttgtttgtttactggGTTGTTGCATTTTCAAATTTCTTGAAGCAAATTAAGCTTCTTTATTTCTTGTTTGTTACATTTCACATTACTGCTTTAGTTTTAAAGTCTTTTTGTCTTTGGGGgaaaacacatattaaaatattaaatttagcTTTAAAAAGCTGTAAATGCATTGCACCTTACTGAAACAAacctctatgtgtgtgttttgcttttaacattttttcaggTGGTCAGACTTTGTAGCTTTTCCCCATGAGCGTAGCTCTCTGAACCTGGTGTCTTTGGCTGGCTTGCTGTACGCTGTGGGAGGTTTTGCCATGATGCCTTTGGAGGACAGTGATGAAACTGTTCCCAAAGAGATGAATGACATCTGGAGGTGGGtcataataacacacacaggtTCTTTAATTCACATGTTCATTTATCCATAGTGCTCCAAGTCTTGGAAGACATCAGCTATCAGTCTAATGATGATAGCCTCTGGGGGCGTCGACCAATACAGTGGTGCaggcatgatgttttttttgtagtcAAACACTGAAGTAAGTGTAAGGCAGGTTTCTCTCTCATGTCTTACCTATAAACTTACTAGTTACTGAATTAACTATCAGTGGGTGAAGTAAGAGCACGGGGACAGCTTCTCTGGGTAACTTGATCCACTTAGCTGTCCGAAAAGGAACGGAGGACACTTGAACATCGATAACAATAGTGGCATCTCACATCACTTCGCCAAACTAAATCATAAATCTCATTACCTGCACTGAAGGTGCGCGGTCGTAAATAGTTCCAAATTCAATGTGAAgagcaaaacaaaatatgaaaacaatatatgaatgcaactggacttgcttgattTACTTGAaaacgtttcacctctcatccaagaggcttcttcagtccTAAACACGACACACATAATGGCCGGGTGGGCCAATAACTCACATGTGAACTCAACAACTCTGTAAGGGTCACACCCATACAGAGGTTAAATCCTGTGACTCTGCACCTGTCAATTacaactgaagaagcctcttggatgagaggtggaacatcttcaagaaactcaagcaagtccagttgcctatgacaTAGCACTTAAGCCTGTTGATTGCtattttttaagtgtgtgtccGAGTATTACCTTTTATGACCAGTCTGTTAACCTCCTCAGGTTTGATGACACAGAGAATAAGTGGACGGGGATCCTCAGAGAGATCCAGTACGCTTCAGGGGCCACTATTCTGGGGGTCCGCCTCAACACGCTGCGTCTCACCAAGATGTAAAACCCCCCTCCAGTCCCTGCTTGTAAACAGAAATCTGCGCACAGTGACATCTCACATTAGTAGAGACGTTAAGATTCTGCTAAATGTGatgttcagtttgttttattttagactATAGCAGTTCTAATTATGTGACTAATTGTACTTCTGGCTTATTATGATgcacactttttgttttttgattggagacatttttatatatgtgtgtttcagtgatTTTAAACTGACTGAGATTGTACACTATAAGCAATCTGCAGCTTATTGACATTTTTTGCACTGTAATGGAATAAAATTTAAGTATTTAACGCCAAAATCTGTCATGACAATCATGGAAAATGTATTGGCAAAGACCTCGTGCATTTCCCAACAGATGGCAGCAAAGTCATAATGTAGGTGTCATTAGAGAGCACGGCTGGGACATGATACAGTTAGAAAAACAATTCCAGTTCCTctgcacagaaataaaaacacagcacacatcTCCATCTGCAATAATATATCTATACTGTTTAATATTGAAATGATTTCATTACGCTCTGCTTTGTTACAGACAGTAAACACTAGtcaataatacaataaaagacagaaaatacagtctaatgttattagcacctCTAGACACTATAGTCCTTGTACGGTTTTTAGTATTTTAATATAGCTGAACTTGACGACTACTGCCTACACATGGTCTTTGTACACCAGAGTTAACTAAGACATAGTGTTTACATTATAAAGTAGAGAATCAGCAAATAACAGTACACATTATGATTTAACACAGCTGCAGTATGAGTAAGTATGGGAGATGTAGAGGGTATGTGGATAATACATCTTTGAATTGACTATGGCATTGGTGCCTATGGTTATATTATCACATATATATCTTTGCCCAAAAAGGGGAAAAGTCACCATCAAACAAACTTATTAGAACAGCCAACCAAACTTTCACGTGCAAAATAACCAACATTTGTTTTCCAATTTTATGATCGAGTTTATATGATGCCCCAAAACTGACAAAATGTTGTAAAAGATTATCAGACGAGTCACAAATACAACtgaaaacattaataaataacactgagttaaataaagtgtaaaaagtAACTCTAAATTGAAATCAGTTGGTAATAAAAGCAAAATActattatttgtgtgtgtatgaccaATATAGACTGCATGGGCTAGCCAGCTAGCTTTACTGTGGCTAAACACACTGAGCACAGGCCTTGTCAACTAGCTACCTAGCTAAAGCTaatctttttcataaaactacCCGTCAGTACATAAAATACTGATCATAACTATATTTTATACCACTGTCTTGTAGTTTATCACTGTAGAAATTCTTGTAACAGCAGCTAAAGCATTTAGCTAGCAAGcgaacaaaaacaaagtttgctAGCTTAGGCTAACtggcgttagctagctaatcttGCTAATTATTTTCAAGTGCATGTCTTTTATATTCATCACAGACAGTTAAAGTAACTCTCAGACATTTGTATTGTACACTACCCTTTACATTTTGTAAATCAGTGTGTGATTTAATGACTCTTTTAAAACACACTAAGCACAAATACAAAAAGCAGCTTATTTTTAACTGACTGGAGGTCAAAGGAAAGATATGTTAGCCGTAAACTTCTAGGGctgaaaataatgatttagaaaaacaaaacaaaaacaataacaca
This is a stretch of genomic DNA from Epinephelus fuscoguttatus linkage group LG21, E.fuscoguttatus.final_Chr_v1. It encodes these proteins:
- the klhl40b gene encoding kelch-like protein 40b; translation: MALPINPMDEPRMYQQTLLQDGLFDLLENEKLVDCVLKIKDKEFPCHRLVLCACSSYFRSIFLSDMEESKKREIVLEDVEPGVMGLVLKYLYTSKINVTEQNVQDIFAVANLYQIPSIFTVCVSFLQKRLSLSNCLAIFRLGLMLDCPRLAISARNFACERFQLISRDEEFLQLLPSELAAILANDNLNVETEEMVFEALMKWVSQDTQSREKDLPGLLDCVRLRLVSEDYLKEKVEKHKLIAFNPELQEKLQLVRDALSGKMPEVKKSKSKKEDGGAEEDGENEDNAEEEGLLPGILNDNLRYGMFVRNLILMVNDAGAVAYDPTGNDCFVASLSTQVPKNHVSLVTKENQIFVAGGLFYDEQNKDDPLCSYFLQYDPTTADWLGMPPLPSPRFLFGLAEAENSIFVLGGKELKDQEQTLDSVLVYDRHSFKWGESEPLPYPVYGHATISHNDVVYVIGGKGENKSCLKKMCAYDAKRFEWKELAPMKVARSLSGATVHKDKIYVAAGVTDNGLTDSVEVYDIATNKWSDFVAFPHERSSLNLVSLAGLLYAVGGFAMMPLEDSDETVPKEMNDIWRFDDTENKWTGILREIQYASGATILGVRLNTLRLTKM